One segment of Apus apus isolate bApuApu2 chromosome 1, bApuApu2.pri.cur, whole genome shotgun sequence DNA contains the following:
- the LOC127386944 gene encoding histone H1.01: protein MSETAPAAAPDAPAPGAKAAAKKPKKATGGSKARKPAGPSVTELITKAVSASKERKGLSLAALKKALAAGGYDVEKNNSRIKLGLKSLVSKGTLVQTKGTGASGSFRLNKKPGEVKEKAPKKRAAAAKPKKPAAKKPASAAKKPKKAAAVKKSPKKAKKLAATAAKKATKSPKKAAKAGRPKKAAKSPAKAKAVKPKAAKPKAAKPKAAKAKKAAPKKK, encoded by the coding sequence ATGTCCGAGACCGCTCCCGCTGCCGCCCCCGATGCGCCCGCGCCCGGTGCCAAGGCCGCCGCCAAGAAGCCGAAGAAGGCGACGGGCGGCTCCAAAGCCCGCAAGCCCGCCGGCCCCAGCGTCACCGAGCTGATCACCAAGGCCGTGTCCGCCTCCAAGGAGCGCAAGGGGCTCTCCCTCGCCGCGCTGAAGAAGGCGCTGGCCGCCGGCGGCTACGATGTGGAGAAGAACAACAGCCGCATCAAGCTGGGGCTCAAGAGCCTCGTCAGCAAGGGCACCTTGGTGCAGACCAAGGGCACCGGCGCCTCCGGGTCTTTCCGCCTTAACAagaagcctggagaagtgaaggaaaaagcCCCCAAGAAGCGGGCAGCCGCAGCCAAGCCGAAGAAGCCGGCGGCCAAGAAGCCTGCCAGCGCTGCTAAGAAGCCCAAGAAGGCGGCGGCGGTGAAGAAGAGCCCCAAGAAAGCCAAGAAGCTGGCGGCTACTGCGGCCAAGAAAGCCACCAAGAGCCCCAAGAAAGCCGCCAAGGCAGGCCGCCCCAAGAAGGCAGCAAAGAGCCCGGCCAAGGCTAAGGCGGTGAAGCCCAAAGCAGCTAAGCCGAAGGCAGCGAAGCCCAAAGCGGCCAAAGCGAAGAAGGCGGCGcccaagaagaaataa